The following are encoded together in the Scytonema millei VB511283 genome:
- a CDS encoding superoxide dismutase, which yields MSIKRRNLLFLLGGTAGAYAIETYTSSNLAWAQTPSPSGDFKLPPLPYDYKALEPHIDAQTMRIHHDRHHATYVKNLNAAIAKYPKLKGQTAEQLIQKLDSLPQDIRMTIRNNGGGHVNHSMFWEIMSPKGGGEPTGEIASVIKKNFGSFANFQQQFNQAGEKRFGSGWAWLVRTPDGKFQVTSTANQDSPLMEGNYPIMGNDVWEHAYYLKYRNRRAEYLKAWWNVVNWQEINQRLKRSER from the coding sequence ATGTCTATCAAGCGTCGTAATTTATTGTTTTTACTAGGAGGAACTGCTGGTGCTTATGCTATAGAAACTTATACTTCGTCCAATTTAGCTTGGGCGCAAACTCCAAGTCCTAGTGGAGACTTTAAATTACCACCTTTGCCCTACGACTACAAAGCATTAGAACCGCATATTGACGCGCAGACGATGCGAATCCACCATGATAGGCATCACGCGACATATGTAAAAAATTTAAATGCAGCGATCGCCAAATACCCAAAACTCAAAGGTCAAACTGCCGAACAGCTGATTCAAAAACTCGACAGCTTACCACAAGATATTCGCATGACAATCCGTAACAATGGCGGTGGTCATGTCAATCATAGTATGTTTTGGGAAATTATGAGTCCCAAAGGTGGCGGAGAACCAACTGGAGAAATTGCCTCTGTTATCAAGAAAAACTTTGGTAGCTTTGCCAACTTTCAACAGCAATTTAATCAAGCGGGAGAAAAACGGTTTGGTAGCGGTTGGGCTTGGCTAGTGCGGACTCCTGACGGTAAATTTCAAGTTACCAGTACTGCTAACCAAGATAGCCCCCTAATGGAAGGTAACTATCCAATTATGGGAAATGATGTATGGGAACACGCTTACTATCTCAAGTATCGCAATCGCCGCGCTGAATACCTCAAGGCTTGGTGGAATGTCGTCAACTGGCAAGAAATTAACCAGCGCCTGAAGCGGAGTGAGAGGTGA
- a CDS encoding aldo/keto reductase, with amino-acid sequence MQYRRFGRTEIPMPVFSCGGMRYQFKWQDVPAWTIPQHNQGNLEATIRRAIELGINHIETARGYGTSEVQLGRILPKCDRDRLIVQTKVNPSQNPQEFRQKFEQSLRNLRLDYIDLLGIHGINNAETLHQTIRPGGCLELARQWQAQGKVRFIGFSTHGATEIITRAIATNEFDYVNLHWYYINQVNWEAVAAANRHDMGVFIISPSDKGGMLYKPPQKLVELCSPLSPMVFNDLFCLSHSQVHTLSLGAAKTQDFDEHLKTLEYLDRADEMLPPILARLEQAACDSLGEDWVKTWQIGLPKYDETPGNVNIPTILWLRNLAIAYDLTEYAKMRYNLLGNGGHWFPGNQAKQIERLDLRSCLANSPHADKIPAILAEAHKLLSGAEVKRLSQD; translated from the coding sequence ATGCAATACCGACGATTTGGACGCACAGAAATACCCATGCCCGTATTTTCCTGTGGTGGTATGCGCTATCAGTTTAAATGGCAAGATGTCCCTGCTTGGACGATTCCGCAGCACAATCAGGGTAACTTAGAAGCTACAATTCGGAGGGCAATTGAACTAGGCATCAATCACATTGAGACAGCTAGGGGTTACGGCACTTCGGAAGTGCAACTAGGACGGATTCTACCAAAATGCGATCGCGATCGCCTCATCGTCCAAACTAAAGTTAATCCCAGCCAAAACCCTCAAGAGTTTCGCCAGAAATTTGAACAGTCTTTACGCAATCTTCGCCTAGATTACATCGATTTACTAGGCATTCACGGCATTAACAATGCTGAAACTCTACATCAAACTATTCGTCCTGGTGGATGTTTGGAATTAGCACGGCAGTGGCAAGCTCAAGGTAAGGTGAGATTTATCGGCTTTTCTACCCACGGTGCAACTGAAATTATTACACGGGCGATCGCCACAAACGAATTCGACTACGTTAATCTCCACTGGTACTATATCAACCAAGTCAACTGGGAGGCAGTTGCAGCTGCCAATCGCCACGATATGGGCGTATTTATCATTAGCCCCTCCGACAAGGGGGGAATGCTTTACAAGCCACCTCAAAAGTTAGTAGAACTCTGTTCTCCCCTCAGTCCGATGGTGTTCAACGACTTATTTTGTCTGAGTCATTCTCAGGTGCATACTCTCAGTTTAGGGGCTGCCAAAACGCAGGATTTTGACGAACACCTCAAAACTTTAGAATATCTCGATCGGGCAGATGAGATGTTACCACCGATTTTGGCGCGATTAGAGCAAGCAGCTTGCGACAGCTTAGGGGAAGATTGGGTAAAAACTTGGCAGATTGGTTTACCCAAATACGACGAAACCCCAGGTAACGTCAATATTCCGACGATTTTATGGTTGAGAAACTTGGCGATCGCCTACGACCTCACAGAATATGCCAAAATGCGGTACAATCTCCTCGGCAATGGTGGTCATTGGTTTCCTGGTAATCAAGCCAAGCAGATCGAGCGATTAGATTTGCGATCGTGCCTTGCCAACAGCCCCCACGCCGATAAAATTCCCGCTATCCTCGCCGAAGCACACAAACTATTAAGTGGTGCAGAAGTCAAGCGGCTATCGCAAGATTAG
- the rpiA gene encoding ribose-5-phosphate isomerase RpiA, protein MTAAADPVKAMKQEVGKAAAALVKSGTIVGLGTGSTTAYAIQYIGDRLKSGDLKDIVGIPTSFQAEVLSKQYGIPLTTLDAIDHIDLAIDGADEVDPQKNLIKGGGAAHTREKVVDYLAQQFIVVVDSGKLVDRLGSVFAVPVEVIPMAISPVMRAIEKLGGKPELRMGVKKAGPVITDQGNMVIDVRFDAIDNPAELERTLNNIPGVLENGIFVNCTDLVLIGEVQDGQPVVRQM, encoded by the coding sequence ATGACCGCAGCAGCAGATCCAGTAAAAGCGATGAAACAGGAAGTCGGCAAAGCCGCCGCTGCCCTGGTAAAGTCTGGTACAATTGTCGGACTCGGCACGGGTTCTACTACAGCCTATGCAATTCAATATATCGGCGATCGCCTCAAATCTGGCGACCTCAAAGATATTGTTGGTATTCCTACTTCGTTTCAAGCCGAAGTCCTATCTAAACAATATGGCATTCCTCTCACTACTCTAGACGCTATAGACCATATTGACTTGGCAATTGATGGTGCGGATGAAGTCGATCCCCAGAAAAATTTAATTAAAGGTGGTGGTGCTGCCCATACCCGCGAAAAGGTTGTAGACTACCTAGCACAACAATTTATCGTTGTTGTCGATAGCGGTAAGCTGGTAGACCGATTGGGTTCTGTATTTGCAGTCCCAGTAGAAGTCATTCCAATGGCAATTTCACCCGTGATGCGGGCGATTGAAAAGCTAGGTGGCAAACCCGAACTACGCATGGGCGTAAAAAAAGCCGGACCCGTAATCACCGACCAAGGTAACATGGTGATTGATGTGAGGTTTGACGCGATCGATAACCCCGCTGAATTAGAAAGAACCCTCAACAACATCCCTGGCGTACTGGAAAACGGCATTTTTGTCAACTGTACCGATCTCGTCCTGATTGGCGAAGTTCAAGACGGTCAACCCGTGGTAAGACAAATGTAG
- a CDS encoding esterase-like activity of phytase family protein: MEFIFTQAESISAGLKLIRYLKTCVGKICLCNGDFNRLFRQVVLVGAIAFLSLLSFATPALAAKDRLFLDLSLDYLGEYQLPTTNISDAPLAGFSAITYDKRRDRFYAISGNEILTLKVTFNPDIEDIKIQNIELESVASLLDKDGKLYDSNTFFAKGVALTPQQTVYISGSQISGERSLPFIREFALKTGQMLQSLTLPKRYIPEIVQEKGQNQNTQTIQDDITFAALAFNATGTVPTSGEPVNLFTATESTLVQDRDVSNSRPNSKQGKARLLHYLIGYGTPMLLAEYAYPLDAALEELLSVEGVHFLSLELQPETKTGKIYQIVTSGATDTSKVESLKGKIKGVREIKKKLVLDLQEVGVALGNPLGMTFGCRLADGTKSLIVMSNDQQKPEFLLFRLR; this comes from the coding sequence ATGGAATTTATATTTACACAAGCTGAGTCTATTAGTGCTGGGTTGAAACTCATAAGATATTTGAAAACCTGTGTAGGCAAGATTTGTCTGTGTAATGGTGACTTTAACCGCCTGTTTAGGCAGGTAGTTTTAGTTGGCGCGATCGCATTTTTGAGTCTACTATCGTTCGCAACTCCAGCACTAGCGGCAAAAGATCGATTATTTCTCGACCTCTCGCTGGATTATCTAGGAGAATATCAACTGCCAACCACGAATATTTCTGACGCACCATTAGCAGGTTTTTCAGCAATTACTTATGACAAACGACGCGATCGCTTTTATGCTATTTCTGGCAATGAAATACTGACTCTCAAGGTAACTTTTAACCCCGATATTGAAGATATAAAAATTCAAAATATCGAGCTTGAATCTGTAGCTTCACTTCTCGATAAAGATGGCAAGCTGTATGATTCAAATACCTTTTTTGCTAAGGGAGTTGCTCTAACACCACAGCAGACTGTATATATTTCCGGTTCTCAGATAAGTGGAGAGCGATCGCTTCCTTTTATCCGAGAATTCGCTCTAAAAACTGGACAGATGCTGCAAAGCCTGACTCTTCCCAAGCGATATATTCCTGAGATCGTACAGGAAAAAGGGCAAAATCAGAATACTCAAACTATTCAAGACGATATAACATTTGCAGCTTTAGCTTTTAACGCGACTGGTACTGTTCCAACAAGTGGAGAACCAGTGAATTTATTTACTGCTACTGAGTCAACACTAGTACAAGACCGAGATGTGTCTAATTCTAGACCTAATTCTAAACAGGGTAAAGCTCGGCTACTACATTATTTAATTGGCTACGGGACACCAATGCTACTAGCAGAATATGCTTATCCTCTTGATGCCGCACTTGAAGAGTTATTATCAGTTGAAGGCGTTCATTTTCTCAGTTTAGAACTACAGCCGGAAACAAAAACTGGAAAGATTTATCAAATTGTTACTAGCGGCGCAACCGATACATCAAAAGTTGAAAGTCTAAAAGGTAAAATTAAAGGAGTACGAGAAATTAAGAAAAAGTTAGTTTTAGACTTGCAAGAGGTGGGAGTTGCATTAGGAAATCCACTAGGGATGACTTTTGGTTGTCGCTTAGCTGATGGCACGAAAAGTTTAATAGTTATGAGTAATGACCAACAAAAACCCGAGTTTCTGCTTTTTCGCTTGCGCTAA
- a CDS encoding type II toxin-antitoxin system VapC family toxin, with translation MAVHFLDSSALVKRYISEIGSAWILELFNPVFNNEVFVAAISGVEIVAAVTRRARGGSISATDAKAVCSQVKSDLQTEYQIIEIADSIIDAGMKFAETHGLRGYDAIQLAAGCAVNELCIANNLPSIIFVSADKELNVAALSEGLVVENPNDRP, from the coding sequence ATGGCAGTTCATTTTCTAGATAGCAGTGCTTTGGTGAAACGATATATCAGTGAAATCGGTTCCGCATGGATTTTAGAGTTATTTAATCCTGTTTTCAACAATGAAGTTTTCGTTGCAGCCATTTCAGGAGTTGAAATTGTTGCTGCGGTTACACGACGGGCGCGTGGCGGAAGTATCAGTGCTACCGATGCAAAAGCAGTATGCAGTCAAGTGAAGAGCGATTTGCAGACAGAGTATCAAATCATTGAGATTGCAGACAGCATAATTGATGCTGGCATGAAATTTGCTGAAACACATGGTTTACGAGGCTACGATGCAATTCAGTTAGCAGCAGGTTGTGCAGTAAATGAGCTTTGTATTGCCAATAACTTGCCTTCTATAATTTTTGTATCGGCAGATAAAGAGTTAAACGTTGCAGCTTTAAGCGAGGGATTAGTTGTAGAGAATCCAAACGATCGTCCTTAG